A genomic window from Erythrobacter sp. BLCC-B19 includes:
- a CDS encoding metal-dependent hydrolase, with protein sequence MNAPIIVRRIPFAFDEAIDPVWHPTRPEWSHMVNGASLAMPYLEPFLIKTVTEALKQVSDPALKADVHGFIGQEGIHFQSHRRYNEILKRHYPELAEVEAGMEADYRRFQKRSLKWRLAYTAGFETMTMGITEWLIRSRAPLFAGADSAIASLILWHMVEETEHKNVAWDLYNHLYGDWRGRAWGLLCGTVHVALASRKGYVAMLKRDGRWRSLSSRLQLWAMVSRFLVHSSPAMLRSLLPGYHPFKVRDPAWVAHWASAYAGLPEGSIPLLDTDDPEIPARFA encoded by the coding sequence ATGAACGCCCCCATCATCGTGCGCCGCATCCCCTTCGCCTTCGACGAGGCGATCGACCCCGTCTGGCACCCGACGCGCCCCGAATGGAGCCACATGGTCAACGGCGCCTCGCTCGCCATGCCCTATCTCGAACCCTTCCTGATCAAGACCGTGACCGAGGCGCTGAAGCAGGTCAGCGACCCGGCGCTAAAGGCCGATGTCCACGGCTTCATCGGGCAGGAGGGCATCCACTTCCAGAGCCACCGCCGCTACAACGAGATATTGAAGCGCCACTATCCCGAACTGGCCGAGGTCGAGGCCGGGATGGAGGCCGATTACCGTCGATTCCAGAAGCGCAGTCTCAAGTGGCGGCTGGCCTACACCGCCGGGTTCGAGACGATGACCATGGGCATCACCGAGTGGCTGATCCGCAGCCGCGCCCCGTTGTTCGCCGGCGCCGACAGCGCGATTGCCTCGCTGATCCTGTGGCACATGGTCGAGGAGACCGAGCACAAGAACGTCGCCTGGGATCTCTACAACCACCTCTATGGCGACTGGCGCGGGCGGGCATGGGGCTTGCTGTGCGGAACGGTTCATGTCGCGCTGGCGAGCCGCAAGGGCTATGTCGCGATGCTCAAGCGTGACGGGCGGTGGCGCAGCCTGTCCAGCCGCTTGCAGCTATGGGCAATGGTGTCGCGCTTCCTCGTCCATTCCTCGCCCGCGATGCTGCGATCCTTGCTGCCCGGCTATCACCCCTTCAAGGTGCGCGATCCCGCATGGGTGGCGCATTGGGCAAGCGCGTATGCGGGCCTGCCTGAGGGCAGCATCCCGCTGCTTGATACGGATGATCCGGAGATCCCGGCGCGGTTTGCGTAA